Proteins found in one Bacillus subtilis subsp. subtilis str. 168 genomic segment:
- the snaB gene encoding sulfur-containing aminoacid acetyltransferase (Evidence 1a: Function from experimental evidences in the studied strain; PubMedId: 12193636, 16513748, 16885442, 23944997, 28032445; Product type e: enzyme), whose protein sequence is MKPRYRLAVERDAEQLLELTLRAYEPIRKLGIRFAAAHADLDLVLKNIRENACYVMEEDGRIIATITLRMPWGKQPGPYGVPHIWWFAVDPDTGKKGIGTKLLQWLEETILRDTLKVPFVSLGTADKHPWLIEMYERKGYVRSGEQDLGKGHITVYMKKQLRHDL, encoded by the coding sequence ATGAAGCCACGATACCGCCTTGCAGTTGAACGTGATGCCGAACAGCTTCTCGAGCTGACATTGCGGGCTTATGAACCGATTCGAAAGCTCGGCATTCGTTTTGCTGCTGCTCATGCGGATTTGGATTTGGTGCTGAAAAATATTCGGGAAAATGCTTGCTACGTCATGGAAGAAGACGGGCGGATCATCGCGACCATCACCTTGAGAATGCCTTGGGGAAAACAGCCGGGACCGTATGGCGTTCCGCATATCTGGTGGTTTGCTGTGGACCCCGACACCGGTAAAAAAGGAATCGGAACAAAGCTGCTTCAATGGCTGGAGGAAACAATCCTTCGCGATACGTTAAAGGTTCCGTTTGTCTCACTCGGAACAGCGGATAAGCATCCGTGGCTGATTGAGATGTACGAACGAAAAGGATATGTCCGCTCAGGTGAACAAGACCTTGGAAAAGGGCATATCACAGTCTATATGAAAAAACAATTGCGACATGATCTATAA
- the yxeN gene encoding putative ABC transporter (permease) (Evidence 3: Putative function from multiple computational evidences; PubMedId: 12193636, 15849754, 16513748, 16850406, 16885442; Product type t : transporter), with protein sequence MNTIDWEFMISAFPTLIQALPITLFMAIAAMIFAIIGGLILALITKNKIPVLHQLSKLYISFFRGVPTLVQLFLIYYGLPQLFPEMSKMTALTAAIIGLSLKNAAYLAEIFRAALNSVDDGQLEACLSVGMTKFQAYRRIILPQAIRNAIPATGNTFIGLLKETSLAFTLGVMEMFAQGKMYASGNLKYFETYLAVAIVYWVLTIIYSILQDLFERAMSKPYRT encoded by the coding sequence ATGAACACGATTGATTGGGAATTCATGATATCAGCGTTCCCGACTTTAATTCAGGCCCTTCCGATCACCTTGTTTATGGCAATAGCAGCTATGATTTTTGCCATTATCGGAGGACTTATTCTCGCACTCATTACAAAAAACAAAATTCCAGTGCTTCATCAGCTGTCAAAGCTGTATATATCCTTTTTCCGAGGCGTGCCGACACTTGTACAGCTGTTCTTAATCTATTACGGGCTGCCGCAGCTATTTCCAGAGATGAGCAAAATGACAGCTCTCACAGCTGCCATCATCGGGTTAAGCTTAAAAAACGCAGCTTATTTGGCAGAAATCTTCCGGGCCGCCCTCAATTCTGTTGATGACGGGCAGCTGGAGGCGTGCCTGTCTGTCGGTATGACAAAATTTCAGGCATACAGACGGATTATTTTGCCGCAAGCGATCCGAAATGCGATTCCGGCAACGGGCAATACATTTATCGGGCTCCTGAAAGAAACGTCACTGGCCTTTACATTAGGGGTCATGGAGATGTTCGCCCAAGGGAAGATGTACGCTTCAGGAAACCTCAAATATTTTGAGACGTATTTGGCGGTTGCGATCGTCTATTGGGTTCTTACCATTATCTACAGCATTTTGCAGGACTTGTTTGAACGTGCCATGAGCAAGCCATACCGGACTTAG
- the yxeQ gene encoding putative catabolic enzyme (Evidence 3: Putative function from multiple computational evidences; PubMedId: 12193636, 16513748, 16885442; Product type e: enzyme): MSKQGLTAGLAEAVRTSQPEHSVDAIHEAKKGLLDFTAASFAGREDKGIQKLLRLIEDEGGRPLVPVIGQGKKAAPLQSAMLNGFIAHALDFDDVHSDVRGHPSAVIVPALIASAARGHDERLLGAYVVGVEVMARLGESIGSRHYEKGWHNTGTLGAIAAACAVGYAEELTQEELEKAIGFAATQSAGMRVQFGTEMKPLHAGLAAQAGLLAVKLAQSEFGGSRTALDGETGFFSLYGDVEKAQHTLLNDWGAPWRIVQPGLWFKIYPFCSAAHHAADAVRQLISEETISAANTERIEVIFPPGGDAALTERSPKAGEEGRFSVEYVIALALHGHGLTVEHFSSQPIPNGVQTTMGRIQRVYDNAIQPAPHAVPKGRFTIVRAYLSDGRICEARVDCPKGAPGNELSEEDIIEKLTLTVPQEKARRIITAVEKADIKEFLAHIE, from the coding sequence ATGAGCAAACAAGGGCTGACAGCAGGTCTTGCAGAGGCTGTGAGAACGTCACAACCTGAGCATTCAGTTGACGCGATTCACGAAGCAAAAAAGGGATTACTTGATTTTACTGCCGCTTCATTCGCAGGAAGAGAAGATAAAGGAATTCAAAAGCTCCTCCGTCTGATAGAGGATGAAGGAGGCCGGCCCCTTGTTCCTGTTATCGGACAGGGCAAAAAGGCCGCGCCATTACAATCCGCGATGCTCAATGGATTTATCGCCCATGCATTGGATTTTGATGATGTCCACTCCGATGTAAGAGGACACCCCAGTGCAGTCATCGTACCGGCCCTTATTGCTTCTGCCGCTCGCGGACATGACGAGCGGCTTCTTGGCGCTTATGTTGTTGGTGTTGAAGTGATGGCACGGCTGGGAGAATCAATTGGCAGCCGCCACTATGAGAAGGGCTGGCATAATACAGGTACGCTTGGTGCCATCGCTGCTGCCTGCGCCGTAGGTTATGCTGAGGAGCTGACTCAGGAAGAGTTGGAAAAAGCAATTGGTTTTGCGGCTACGCAATCTGCTGGGATGAGGGTGCAATTTGGAACAGAAATGAAACCGCTGCACGCCGGTTTGGCGGCTCAGGCTGGCTTGCTGGCCGTTAAGCTGGCCCAATCAGAATTTGGCGGGTCCCGCACGGCACTTGATGGAGAAACTGGTTTCTTCAGTCTGTACGGTGACGTTGAGAAAGCACAACACACTTTGCTAAACGATTGGGGGGCACCGTGGAGAATTGTGCAGCCGGGTCTATGGTTTAAAATCTATCCATTTTGTTCCGCGGCACACCATGCTGCAGATGCGGTACGACAGCTTATCTCCGAAGAAACCATTTCTGCTGCCAATACCGAACGTATTGAAGTGATATTTCCGCCAGGCGGAGATGCTGCATTGACGGAAAGATCTCCAAAAGCTGGAGAGGAAGGCCGTTTCAGCGTTGAATATGTGATTGCTCTTGCTTTGCATGGACACGGCCTGACCGTTGAACATTTCAGCAGCCAGCCGATCCCAAACGGGGTTCAAACGACAATGGGGCGAATTCAGCGCGTATATGACAATGCTATTCAGCCGGCTCCTCATGCCGTTCCAAAAGGCCGTTTCACGATTGTCCGGGCCTATTTATCAGACGGCCGGATTTGCGAAGCGCGTGTGGACTGCCCAAAAGGGGCACCAGGAAATGAGCTGTCTGAAGAAGACATAATAGAAAAATTGACATTAACGGTCCCGCAAGAAAAAGCGCGACGCATTATAACAGCCGTTGAAAAAGCCGATATAAAAGAATTTTTAGCTCATATTGAATAA
- the yxeO gene encoding putative ABC transporter (ATP-binding protein) (Evidence 3: Putative function from multiple computational evidences; PubMedId: 12193636, 16513748, 16885442, 25875741; Product type t: transporter) produces MITVKNIRKAFKDLVVLDGIDLEVKRGEVVAIIGPSGSGKSTLLRCLNLLERPDQGLIEIGEAKLNAEKFTRKEAHRLRQQTAMVFQNYNLFKNKTALQNITEALIVAQHKPRDEAKRIGMEILKQVGLEHKADSYPITMSGGQQQRIGIARALAVNPHAILLDEPTSALDPELVTGVLQVIKSIAEKQTTMIIVTHEMAFAKEVADQVIFMADGHIIEQGTPEELFDHPKNERTKRFIKQVGEPAELI; encoded by the coding sequence TTGATAACAGTAAAAAATATTCGCAAAGCGTTTAAAGATCTCGTCGTGCTCGACGGAATCGATCTAGAAGTGAAACGCGGAGAAGTGGTGGCAATCATCGGTCCGTCCGGTTCCGGAAAATCAACGCTTCTCCGGTGCTTAAATCTATTAGAGCGTCCGGATCAAGGCCTTATTGAAATCGGAGAAGCCAAACTGAATGCGGAAAAGTTTACACGCAAGGAAGCACATCGGCTTCGCCAGCAAACGGCCATGGTCTTTCAAAACTACAATCTGTTTAAAAATAAAACGGCTCTGCAAAACATTACAGAAGCTTTAATCGTGGCTCAACATAAACCACGCGACGAAGCGAAACGTATTGGAATGGAGATTCTGAAACAAGTCGGTCTGGAGCATAAGGCTGACAGCTATCCAATCACAATGTCCGGCGGCCAGCAGCAGCGAATCGGCATTGCGCGGGCGCTTGCGGTCAATCCGCATGCGATTTTGCTGGATGAACCAACGTCAGCGCTTGACCCTGAGCTCGTCACAGGGGTGCTTCAGGTCATCAAGTCCATTGCGGAAAAACAAACAACGATGATCATTGTTACACACGAAATGGCGTTTGCAAAAGAGGTTGCTGATCAAGTGATTTTTATGGCAGACGGCCATATTATCGAGCAGGGAACGCCAGAGGAACTGTTTGACCATCCGAAAAACGAACGGACGAAACGATTTATCAAGCAGGTGGGAGAGCCTGCAGAGCTTATATAA
- the yxeM gene encoding putative ABC transporter (binding lipoprotein) (Evidence 3: Putative function from multiple computational evidences; PubMedId: 12193636, 16513748, 16885442; Product type lp: lipoprotein) codes for MKMKKWTVLVVAALLAVLSACGNGNSSSKEDDNVLHVGATGQSYPFAYKENGKLTGFDVEVMEAVAKKIDMKLDWKLLEFSGLMGELQTGKLDTISNQVAVTDERKETYNFTKPYAYAGTQIVVKKDNTDIKSVDDLKGKTVAAVLGSNHAKNLESKDPDKKINIKTYETQEGTLKDVAYGRVDAYVNSRTVLIAQIKKTGLPLKLAGDPIVYEQVAFPFAKDDAHDKLRKKVNKALDELRKDGTLKKLSEKYFNEDITVEQKH; via the coding sequence ATGAAGATGAAAAAATGGACAGTGCTGGTCGTTGCTGCATTATTAGCGGTGCTCTCAGCTTGCGGCAATGGAAACAGCAGCAGTAAAGAGGATGACAATGTGCTTCATGTCGGTGCGACAGGACAAAGTTACCCATTTGCTTATAAAGAAAACGGAAAGCTGACAGGCTTTGACGTGGAAGTGATGGAAGCAGTCGCTAAGAAAATTGACATGAAACTGGACTGGAAGCTGCTTGAATTCAGCGGGCTGATGGGAGAGCTTCAAACAGGCAAGCTTGACACCATTTCCAACCAGGTAGCTGTGACAGACGAACGTAAGGAAACGTATAACTTTACGAAACCATACGCTTATGCGGGAACACAGATTGTCGTCAAAAAAGACAATACAGACATCAAATCAGTAGACGATTTAAAAGGCAAGACAGTCGCAGCCGTTCTCGGTTCAAACCACGCGAAAAACCTTGAAAGCAAAGATCCTGATAAAAAAATCAATATCAAAACGTACGAAACACAAGAGGGTACGCTGAAGGATGTTGCGTACGGCCGTGTAGACGCTTATGTCAACAGCCGAACTGTATTGATCGCGCAAATCAAGAAGACCGGTTTGCCATTAAAGCTTGCAGGAGATCCGATTGTTTACGAACAGGTTGCATTCCCATTTGCCAAGGACGATGCGCACGACAAGCTCCGCAAAAAAGTCAATAAGGCCCTAGATGAATTGCGTAAAGACGGAACACTGAAAAAACTCTCTGAAAAATACTTTAATGAAGATATCACAGTAGAACAGAAGCATTAA
- the sndB gene encoding N-acetyl-sulfur-metabolite deacetylase (Evidence 1a: Function from experimental evidences in the studied strain; PubMedId: 12193636, 16513748, 16885442, 23944997, 28032445; Product type e: enzyme): MADKAFHTRLINMRRDLHEHPELSFQEVETTKKIRRWLEEEQIEILDVPQLKTGVIAEIKGREDGPVIAIRADIDALPIQEQTNLPFASKVDGTMHACGHDFHTASIIGTAMLLNQRRAELKGTVRFIFQPAEEIAAGARKVLEAGVLNGVSAIFGMHNKPDLPVGTIGVKEGPLMASVDRFEIVIKGKGGHAGIPNNSIDPIAAAGQIISGLQSVVSRNISSLQNAVVSITRVQAGTSWNVIPDQAEMEGTVRTFQKEARQAVPEHMRRVAEGIAAGYGAQAEFKWFPYLPSVQNDGTFLNAASEAAARLGYQTVHAEQSPGGEDFALYQEKIPGFFVWMGTNGTEEWHHPAFTLDEEALTVASQYFAELAVIVLETIK, from the coding sequence ATGGCCGACAAAGCGTTTCATACCCGTTTAATCAATATGCGGCGTGATCTTCATGAACATCCTGAACTGTCATTTCAAGAGGTTGAAACGACGAAAAAAATCCGCCGTTGGCTTGAGGAGGAGCAAATCGAAATACTTGATGTCCCTCAATTGAAGACTGGTGTGATTGCAGAAATCAAAGGACGGGAAGACGGCCCCGTGATAGCAATACGAGCGGACATTGACGCGCTCCCGATCCAAGAACAGACGAATCTTCCATTTGCATCTAAGGTTGATGGCACAATGCATGCGTGCGGACACGATTTTCATACTGCTTCTATTATTGGCACAGCGATGTTGCTGAATCAAAGAAGGGCCGAGCTGAAAGGTACAGTCCGCTTTATCTTTCAGCCGGCCGAAGAAATTGCCGCAGGAGCAAGAAAGGTTCTAGAAGCTGGCGTACTTAATGGCGTTTCTGCGATTTTCGGCATGCACAATAAGCCGGATCTGCCTGTCGGGACCATTGGTGTAAAGGAAGGTCCGCTCATGGCAAGTGTTGACCGATTTGAGATCGTCATCAAAGGGAAAGGCGGGCACGCCGGCATCCCAAATAACAGTATTGATCCAATCGCTGCAGCCGGACAAATCATCAGCGGGCTGCAATCTGTGGTCAGCCGCAATATCAGCTCACTGCAAAACGCAGTCGTCAGTATCACAAGAGTACAGGCGGGCACCTCGTGGAACGTAATTCCAGACCAAGCTGAAATGGAGGGGACGGTTCGAACCTTTCAAAAAGAAGCGAGGCAGGCTGTTCCCGAGCATATGAGACGAGTGGCTGAAGGAATTGCAGCGGGCTATGGGGCACAAGCAGAATTCAAGTGGTTTCCTTATTTGCCTTCCGTTCAGAATGACGGCACATTTTTGAATGCGGCATCCGAAGCTGCGGCACGGCTTGGCTATCAAACCGTTCACGCTGAGCAGTCTCCGGGCGGAGAAGACTTCGCTCTGTATCAAGAGAAGATTCCGGGATTTTTTGTCTGGATGGGAACGAACGGGACGGAGGAGTGGCATCATCCGGCCTTTACACTGGATGAAGAAGCCCTTACGGTTGCCTCTCAATACTTTGCGGAGCTGGCGGTTATTGTATTGGAGACCATCAAATGA